One part of the Gemmatimonadota bacterium genome encodes these proteins:
- a CDS encoding VOC family protein — translation MSFMTAVADGQRPAVSTAQPFVSAVGAFIALSVPDLEASAAWYEAKLGLHRIMTVPRTGKIAGVVALEGGGVIVELIQHDEARTATPQPELTHGVAKAGVIVADFDGTVTALRARGVVFMSGPYPSRPEARANVMFRDNAGNVLQVLGPYAKR, via the coding sequence ATGAGCTTCATGACGGCGGTCGCCGACGGTCAGCGACCGGCGGTGTCGACCGCCCAGCCGTTCGTCTCCGCCGTTGGCGCCTTCATCGCGCTCTCCGTGCCCGATCTGGAGGCGAGCGCCGCCTGGTACGAGGCCAAGCTCGGGCTGCATCGGATCATGACCGTGCCGCGAACGGGCAAGATCGCCGGTGTCGTCGCGCTCGAAGGCGGTGGAGTGATCGTCGAGCTGATACAGCACGACGAGGCACGTACCGCCACGCCGCAGCCCGAACTCACCCACGGCGTTGCCAAGGCCGGGGTCATCGTCGCCGACTTCGACGGCACCGTCACCGCCCTCCGCGCGCGCGGCGTGGTGTTCATGAGCGGCCCCTACCCGTCACGCCCCGAGGCGCGGGCGAACGTGATGTTCCGGGACAACGCCGGCAATGTGCTGCAGGTGCTGGGACCGTACGCGAAACGTTAG
- a CDS encoding PQQ-binding-like beta-propeller repeat protein, translating into MRLRHTVAAALVAAACNAPPQNVDWPVYHGSDEKTHYTTLSQISPQNVSTLRVAWSYDTRDAFEGSEMQSNPVVVGGVLYAMSPKQRAFALDAATGKELWSFDPTGGKFTGPRIRYRGVVVHDGRVYFNYRYRLFSLDASTGQKAAGWGNDSGWVDLREGLGRPAEGLSVSASTPGAVYKDMLIVGTSVPEALPSAPGDVRAFDVKTGKIRWSFHTIPHPGEFGYDTWPAEAWKVAGGANAWSGVTVDQRRGMVFFATGSASFDFYGANRVGDNLFANSIVALDANTGQRKWHHQGLRHDLWDRDFPAAPTLVTVRRNGAPVDAVAQITKTGHVWVLDRETGAELFPSEWRKMPPAILEGDVTADSQRFPILPKPFARQQLTEDLLTDRTPEAHAAALKLFKENPTPDPWTPPNTKGIIIFPGVDGGGEYGGPSFDPKTGMLYVNSNEMGWILKIVPRETTSLFGAYCAECHGAKSTPIGPTLTGVATRLTREQITNAIRAGTGRMPAFVTALGDSAVEQLTEYLVSGKQPTLAPAHVPTFLKYRNTTFDIFLDHEGYPAIKPPWGTLNAIDLNTGETKWSIPFGEYPKLVAQGMKDTGSDSYGGAIVTENGLLIIAATTYDNKIRAFDKTNGKLLWEGALPAAGNTTPSTYMVNGKQFVVIACGGGKNGAPSGGTYVAFALP; encoded by the coding sequence ATGCGCCTTCGCCACACCGTTGCCGCCGCCCTCGTCGCCGCCGCGTGCAACGCGCCGCCGCAGAACGTCGACTGGCCCGTGTACCACGGGAGCGACGAGAAGACCCACTACACGACGCTCTCGCAGATCTCGCCGCAGAACGTCTCGACGCTGCGGGTGGCGTGGAGCTACGACACACGGGACGCGTTCGAGGGGTCGGAGATGCAGTCGAACCCCGTGGTTGTGGGCGGGGTGCTGTACGCCATGTCGCCCAAGCAGCGCGCCTTCGCGCTCGATGCGGCGACCGGGAAGGAGCTGTGGAGCTTCGATCCCACGGGGGGGAAGTTCACCGGGCCGCGCATTCGGTATCGCGGCGTGGTGGTGCACGACGGTCGTGTCTACTTCAACTATCGTTACCGCCTCTTCTCGCTCGACGCGTCGACGGGGCAGAAGGCAGCCGGGTGGGGAAACGACAGCGGGTGGGTCGACCTGCGCGAGGGGTTGGGGCGGCCGGCTGAGGGGCTCTCGGTCAGTGCCAGCACGCCGGGGGCCGTCTATAAGGACATGCTCATCGTCGGCACATCCGTCCCCGAAGCACTCCCGTCGGCCCCAGGCGACGTGCGCGCCTTCGACGTGAAGACGGGGAAGATTCGTTGGAGCTTCCACACCATTCCGCACCCCGGCGAGTTCGGCTACGACACGTGGCCCGCCGAGGCGTGGAAGGTGGCGGGGGGGGCGAACGCGTGGTCCGGGGTGACGGTGGACCAACGGCGCGGGATGGTCTTCTTCGCCACCGGATCGGCGTCGTTCGACTTCTATGGCGCCAATCGTGTGGGCGACAACCTGTTTGCCAACTCCATCGTGGCGCTCGATGCCAATACGGGCCAGCGGAAGTGGCACCATCAGGGGCTCCGGCACGACCTGTGGGATCGCGACTTTCCCGCGGCCCCCACGCTCGTCACCGTCAGGCGCAACGGCGCGCCGGTCGATGCGGTCGCGCAGATCACCAAGACGGGGCACGTGTGGGTGCTCGACCGCGAGACGGGGGCGGAGCTCTTCCCCAGCGAGTGGCGCAAGATGCCGCCGGCCATCCTCGAGGGCGACGTCACCGCCGACTCGCAGCGCTTTCCTATCCTTCCCAAGCCGTTCGCTCGGCAGCAGCTGACGGAGGACTTGCTCACCGACCGCACCCCCGAGGCGCATGCGGCGGCGCTCAAGCTGTTCAAGGAGAACCCCACCCCCGATCCGTGGACCCCGCCCAACACGAAGGGGATCATCATCTTCCCCGGCGTTGACGGCGGCGGCGAATATGGCGGTCCCTCGTTCGATCCCAAGACGGGGATGCTGTACGTCAACTCGAACGAGATGGGGTGGATCCTCAAGATCGTGCCGCGCGAGACGACGTCGCTCTTTGGCGCATACTGCGCCGAGTGTCATGGGGCAAAGAGCACGCCGATCGGGCCGACGCTCACCGGCGTGGCCACGCGCCTCACGCGCGAACAGATCACCAACGCCATTCGCGCCGGGACCGGGCGCATGCCCGCCTTCGTCACCGCGTTAGGCGATTCGGCGGTGGAGCAGCTCACGGAGTACCTGGTGAGCGGGAAGCAACCGACGCTCGCCCCGGCGCACGTCCCCACCTTCCTCAAGTACCGCAACACCACCTTCGACATCTTCCTCGACCACGAGGGCTACCCGGCCATCAAGCCGCCGTGGGGGACGCTCAATGCGATCGACCTCAACACGGGCGAGACGAAATGGTCGATTCCCTTCGGCGAGTACCCCAAGCTCGTCGCGCAGGGCATGAAGGACACCGGGAGCGACAGTTATGGTGGGGCGATCGTGACGGAGAACGGCTTGCTCATCATCGCGGCGACGACCTACGACAACAAGATCCGCGCGTTCGACAAGACCAACGGGAAGCTGTTGTGGGAGGGGGCGCTCCCGGCGGCAGGGAACACGACGCCGTCGACGTACATGGTGAACGGCAAGCAGTTTGTCGTGATTGCCTGCGGCGGCGGGAAGAACGGGGCGCCGAGTGGCGGGACGTACGTGGCGTTCGCGTTGCCGTAG